One window of the Leptospira koniambonensis genome contains the following:
- a CDS encoding beta-class carbonic anhydrase produces the protein MSNSTTLQKETSKVHQEVIEANQKYVSEFGKKGELALPPARSFTILTCMDARLDPAKYAGLSEGDAHVIRNAGGRASDDAIRSLIISHKLLGTKEFFVIHHSDCGMALFTDQIIRNLLEKSLKTATVDSSGWKNKEESGGSDEARFISFLTFESLEKSVVDDVKRIRNHPLIPKDIPVYGYFYDVKTGKLVEVEEATKIGRAL, from the coding sequence ATGTCAAACTCAACTACATTGCAAAAAGAAACCAGCAAAGTGCATCAAGAAGTCATAGAAGCGAACCAGAAATATGTTTCTGAGTTCGGTAAAAAGGGAGAATTGGCTCTTCCCCCTGCCAGAAGTTTTACCATCCTGACCTGCATGGACGCACGTTTGGATCCGGCTAAGTACGCGGGTCTTTCGGAAGGAGATGCGCACGTTATACGAAACGCTGGAGGAAGAGCGAGTGACGATGCGATCCGATCTCTTATCATCTCCCACAAACTTTTGGGCACGAAAGAATTTTTCGTAATCCATCATTCTGATTGTGGAATGGCTTTATTCACTGATCAGATTATTCGCAACCTTTTGGAAAAAAGTTTAAAAACAGCAACTGTGGATTCCAGCGGATGGAAGAATAAAGAAGAATCTGGAGGCTCGGATGAAGCTAGGTTTATCTCCTTTCTTACATTTGAAAGTCTAGAAAAAAGTGTGGTAGATGATGTAAAAAGGATCAGAAACCATCCTTTGATCCCTAAGGATATTCCTGTTTATGGATATTTCTACGATGTGAAAACTGGAAAACTTGTAGAAGTAGAAGAAGCTACCAAAATAGGCAGAGCTTTATAA
- a CDS encoding cytochrome-c peroxidase, whose amino-acid sequence MKVTLFSRIDSKFLGCIFLIFVFYCIGCDSQKKKDTDLTELTYIPSGILGLPDLPVPKNNPQSNDKVSLGAKLYSDKRFSADGTVSCATCHKPEQAFVDKLKVSKGIKNLTGTRNAPTVLNAVYYKTQFWDGRRNDLESQSKDPLLNPVEHGLSSHDDLIKIVKSDHDYTSKFKVVFGIDPDSIKIDHVALAIASFERTIISGNSPFDRYRFGKEEKALSESAIRGLNLYMGKARCQDCHTIGETYAIFIDDKFHNLGVGFKRIQPKLEEILQKKAESKNTPTSDEEILTNLESSELGRFAVTGISEDLGAFKTPGLRNIALTSPYMHDGSLTSLEQVIDLYDRGGETNPFLSSGIRPLGLSGQEKADLVSFLKSLTSPVLPNMPK is encoded by the coding sequence ATGAAAGTAACGCTGTTTTCACGAATCGATTCCAAGTTTTTAGGATGTATATTTCTTATATTCGTTTTTTATTGTATAGGTTGTGATTCTCAAAAGAAAAAAGACACTGACCTAACGGAGCTTACCTATATTCCGAGCGGAATTTTAGGATTACCAGACTTACCTGTCCCTAAGAATAATCCTCAATCAAACGACAAAGTGTCGTTAGGCGCTAAATTATATTCTGATAAACGATTTAGTGCAGATGGAACTGTGTCCTGCGCCACATGTCATAAGCCTGAACAAGCATTTGTAGATAAACTGAAGGTATCTAAAGGTATTAAAAATCTTACTGGAACCAGGAATGCTCCTACAGTATTAAATGCAGTTTATTATAAGACACAATTCTGGGATGGAAGAAGAAATGATTTAGAAAGTCAGTCTAAAGATCCTCTTTTGAATCCAGTAGAGCATGGCTTATCAAGTCATGATGATCTTATAAAGATCGTAAAATCAGATCATGATTACACTTCTAAGTTTAAAGTAGTATTTGGGATCGATCCAGATTCTATTAAGATAGACCACGTCGCATTAGCAATCGCGTCCTTCGAAAGAACAATCATCTCCGGAAATTCTCCTTTTGATCGTTATAGATTTGGAAAAGAAGAGAAAGCTTTATCTGAATCTGCGATCCGAGGTTTGAATTTGTATATGGGTAAGGCTAGATGCCAAGATTGCCATACGATAGGAGAAACATACGCAATCTTTATTGATGATAAATTCCATAATTTGGGAGTGGGTTTTAAAAGGATCCAACCTAAATTAGAAGAGATCCTTCAGAAAAAAGCAGAATCCAAAAATACTCCTACTTCTGACGAAGAAATACTTACGAATTTAGAATCTTCTGAGCTGGGAAGATTTGCTGTTACCGGAATCAGTGAAGACCTCGGAGCATTTAAAACTCCGGGGCTTAGAAACATCGCATTAACTTCTCCTTATATGCATGACGGAAGTTTAACAAGCCTAGAACAAGTCATTGATCTGTACGATAGAGGCGGAGAAACGAATCCTTTCTTAAGTAGCGGTATTCGTCCTTTGGGACTGAGCGGCCAAGAGAAAGCAGACCTTGTATCTTTTTTAAAATCCTTAACGAGTCCGGTATTGCCTAACATGCCGAAATGA
- a CDS encoding ArsR/SmtB family transcription factor, whose protein sequence is MSKQPTHPNLDQIELNSIFEAVSDPIRRKILLDLSEKGESNCSTFLVYAPKTNLSYHMGKLRDAGMIFTRYEGTQRFSIIRKDDLEKKFPGLLETILKSAKIESRQEEVSEMKV, encoded by the coding sequence ATGTCTAAACAGCCAACTCATCCCAATTTAGATCAGATAGAATTGAACTCTATATTCGAAGCGGTAAGTGATCCGATCCGCAGGAAGATATTATTGGATCTTTCAGAAAAAGGTGAATCCAATTGTTCCACCTTTCTTGTCTATGCGCCGAAAACAAATCTCTCCTACCATATGGGGAAATTGAGAGATGCCGGGATGATTTTTACTAGATACGAAGGGACTCAAAGATTTTCAATCATCCGAAAGGATGACCTGGAAAAAAAATTTCCAGGTCTACTCGAGACTATTTTAAAAAGCGCAAAGATAGAAAGCCGGCAAGAAGAAGTTTCCGAGATGAAAGTCTAA
- a CDS encoding adenylate/guanylate cyclase domain-containing protein translates to MKQKLIQLIYLIFGDPKKNSLEHRLFNAISLVNGSLNILGSIFEETTEYSHRVIFLNLVSGLILLIMYYFSRFKNIYYVLFWPLNLTILTYLSSLWFLHGGSNGGNHYYFIPALVIATILLKNHNIIFIYAFYAFVTGFLYVFEYLYPNFIVPQKDRDSEYMDLGGNYIFVQILTGILIFILSRNLNIERKKSDNLLRNILPESIADELKMNDTVQPKRYDSVTVLFTDMAGFTQIAEKMTPEELVKELHFFFAEFDKIAKKYGLEKIKTIGDAYMAVAGLPTPNNTHARDAVFCGLEFQQFMKKQKEERQSLGLPTWELRLGIHTGSVVAGVIGTEKFAYDIWGDTVNTASRMESSGVAGEVNISLDTFHFVREDFICESRGLIKAKNKGEIEMFLVKEAREV, encoded by the coding sequence ATGAAACAGAAACTTATACAGCTCATTTATCTGATCTTTGGAGATCCTAAAAAGAACTCTCTTGAGCATAGATTATTTAATGCGATTTCCTTAGTGAATGGAAGTTTAAATATTCTCGGCTCCATATTCGAAGAGACAACCGAATACTCTCACAGAGTCATTTTTCTAAATTTGGTCTCAGGCCTGATCCTGCTCATTATGTATTATTTTTCCAGATTTAAGAATATCTATTATGTTCTTTTCTGGCCTTTAAATCTAACAATTCTTACCTATTTATCTTCTCTTTGGTTTTTACATGGAGGTTCTAACGGAGGAAATCATTATTATTTCATTCCTGCGTTGGTGATCGCCACCATCCTTTTAAAAAATCATAATATCATATTCATCTATGCATTTTATGCATTCGTAACCGGCTTCCTCTATGTATTTGAATATTTATACCCAAACTTCATTGTTCCTCAAAAAGACAGAGATTCAGAATATATGGATCTGGGAGGAAATTATATCTTCGTCCAAATCCTTACCGGGATATTGATCTTTATACTTAGCAGAAACCTGAATATAGAAAGGAAGAAGTCAGACAATCTACTTAGGAACATCCTTCCCGAATCTATCGCAGATGAATTGAAAATGAATGATACTGTCCAACCAAAACGTTATGATAGTGTTACAGTATTATTCACTGATATGGCAGGTTTCACTCAAATCGCAGAAAAAATGACTCCAGAAGAACTAGTGAAGGAACTACATTTTTTCTTTGCTGAATTTGATAAGATCGCCAAAAAATATGGTTTGGAAAAGATCAAAACGATCGGAGACGCCTATATGGCCGTTGCTGGACTTCCTACACCAAATAATACTCATGCAAGAGATGCAGTCTTCTGTGGGTTGGAATTCCAACAATTCATGAAAAAACAAAAGGAAGAAAGACAAAGTTTAGGACTTCCTACCTGGGAACTACGTTTAGGAATCCACACTGGAAGCGTGGTGGCGGGAGTGATCGGAACTGAAAAATTTGCCTATGATATCTGGGGTGATACGGTTAACACTGCTAGCCGTATGGAAAGCTCCGGCGTTGCGGGAGAAGTGAATATCTCCTTAGATACCTTCCATTTTGTGAGAGAAGATTTTATCTGCGAGTCTAGAGGATTGATAAAAGCTAAGAATAAGGGAGAGATCGAAATGTTTTTGGTGAAGGAGGCCAGAGAAGTATAA
- a CDS encoding c-type cytochrome: MDDRLMFRERSKSKILFGICISVFFSIFGTASLVFADDWDKSNEDKWNAAFMETVARGEKLFHGPELGGNTVQCAMCHPNATNTHPETYPKFQKQIGKVSTLREMINWCIQNPLQGKPLAYDDPKMIALEAYIMFERRNSVLTPGKH, encoded by the coding sequence ATGGACGATAGGCTAATGTTTAGAGAAAGATCTAAATCTAAAATTTTATTCGGTATCTGTATTTCTGTTTTCTTTTCTATTTTCGGAACTGCTTCCTTGGTTTTCGCGGACGACTGGGATAAATCAAACGAAGATAAATGGAATGCTGCATTTATGGAAACTGTAGCCCGAGGAGAAAAACTTTTTCATGGACCTGAATTAGGAGGTAATACAGTTCAATGCGCCATGTGCCATCCGAACGCCACCAATACTCACCCGGAGACTTATCCTAAATTCCAGAAACAGATCGGGAAGGTTTCCACATTAAGAGAGATGATCAATTGGTGTATCCAAAACCCACTCCAAGGTAAACCTTTGGCATATGATGATCCTAAGATGATTGCATTAGAAGCTTATATCATGTTTGAGAGAAGGAATTCTGTTCTAACTCCAGGAAAACATTAG
- a CDS encoding methionine ABC transporter permease, with protein sequence MNFSKWIELYPELINAFGQTFLMLGISLSSALVFGIPLGFLIYLTDKKLFIPNRFFHAVLGILANLIRSIPFVILLVALIPLTQTLVGTTIGPLAASVPLSVAAIPFLARLVETSLREIPEGVLEAAVSTGAKLSLIIREVLIPEALPGIYSAITVTTISLLGYSAMAGIVGGGGIGDLAIRFGYYRYEDDIMFATVFVLIALVQTFQWIGDKTRKKSDKRFSQ encoded by the coding sequence ATGAATTTTTCTAAATGGATAGAATTATATCCGGAACTGATCAATGCATTCGGGCAAACATTCCTAATGCTTGGAATATCCTTATCTTCTGCTCTGGTATTTGGAATTCCTTTGGGATTTTTGATCTATCTAACTGATAAGAAACTATTTATACCAAATCGATTCTTTCATGCAGTACTCGGAATATTGGCAAACTTAATTCGATCCATTCCATTTGTGATCCTGTTAGTTGCACTTATCCCTCTCACTCAAACATTAGTAGGAACTACAATCGGTCCACTCGCGGCATCTGTTCCACTTTCTGTAGCAGCCATCCCATTTTTAGCCAGGTTAGTCGAAACCTCCCTTAGAGAAATTCCAGAAGGAGTTTTAGAAGCAGCAGTTTCTACAGGAGCAAAACTCTCACTAATCATCAGAGAAGTTTTGATACCGGAAGCATTACCCGGGATCTATTCAGCGATTACAGTTACAACCATCAGTTTATTAGGATATTCTGCGATGGCAGGAATTGTAGGTGGTGGTGGAATTGGAGATCTTGCAATCCGATTTGGATATTATAGATACGAAGACGATATCATGTTTGCTACTGTTTTCGTTCTGATCGCTTTAGTCCAAACATTCCAATGGATCGGAGATAAAACCCGCAAAAAGAGTGATAAAAGATTTTCTCAGTAA
- a CDS encoding methionine ABC transporter ATP-binding protein, giving the protein MVRETEVKENSQTILEFRNVFKTFPKSIHPSIEGISLKIDKGEIFGIIGTTGAGKSTLLRFANLLETPDSGQVFFESTDISHLKGEDLRHHRSKVGMVFQQSHLVLNKTVFDNIALPLKAADWKKEKIRSRVIELLSLIGLVDKIDSYPNQLSGGQKQRVGIARAIANHPTLLLCDEPTSALDPETTRSILGLLKDIHKKFSITILIVTHEMNVVREICNSVAVLEKGKLIETGTVYSLFADPSQEITKKLTGHAFTNSIPEETLARTEGRILRVVLKNEIATEPVLGKVIRATNQVPNIIYSKIEYISGKPIGIFYLETDPSDDSTDTVRAAFVRYGAVVEEIFK; this is encoded by the coding sequence ATGGTTCGGGAAACGGAAGTAAAAGAAAACTCACAAACTATATTAGAATTTCGGAACGTTTTTAAAACGTTCCCGAAATCTATACACCCTTCTATTGAGGGTATCTCCTTAAAAATAGATAAGGGAGAAATTTTCGGGATCATAGGAACAACCGGAGCTGGAAAAAGTACCTTACTTAGATTCGCAAATTTACTGGAAACCCCTGATTCAGGACAGGTATTTTTCGAATCTACTGACATCTCTCATTTAAAGGGAGAAGACCTAAGACATCATAGATCCAAGGTGGGGATGGTATTCCAACAATCCCATCTGGTTCTAAATAAAACAGTTTTTGATAATATCGCTCTTCCTTTAAAAGCGGCCGATTGGAAAAAAGAAAAGATCCGTTCCAGAGTGATTGAACTTCTATCCTTGATCGGACTCGTAGATAAAATAGATTCTTATCCAAATCAACTCAGCGGCGGACAAAAACAAAGAGTGGGGATTGCAAGAGCAATTGCAAATCACCCTACTCTACTATTATGCGATGAACCAACCTCGGCGCTGGATCCAGAAACCACTCGTTCCATTTTAGGGTTACTCAAAGACATTCATAAAAAGTTCTCAATCACAATACTTATTGTTACCCATGAAATGAATGTAGTCAGAGAGATCTGTAATTCAGTAGCAGTATTAGAAAAAGGTAAATTGATCGAAACAGGCACTGTATATTCCCTATTCGCAGATCCTTCTCAGGAAATTACTAAAAAGCTTACAGGACATGCATTCACAAATTCTATTCCAGAAGAGACCTTAGCAAGAACAGAGGGCAGGATACTCAGAGTAGTTTTGAAGAATGAGATCGCAACTGAGCCAGTGCTTGGAAAAGTCATCCGCGCTACAAATCAGGTCCCGAATATCATTTATAGTAAAATTGAATATATTTCGGGAAAACCAATCGGAATTTTTTATTTAGAAACTGATCCCTCAGATGATAGCACAGATACCGTCAGAGCTGCATTCGTCAGATATGGAGCCGTCGTGGAGGAAATATTCAAATGA
- a CDS encoding metallophosphoesterase family protein yields MEESNLSRKDFLRGMGGLLAASIVPMSLVEIACGGRGKGTHEKFTFAFISDPHLTHIKGTNFVRNFDTGLNKAIETVNLMFPRPDFVVFGGDLAQLGKREELDHGMELLSKLKVPVKYVIGEHDYYLDMGNYWQDKISKLNYSFDHKGVHFVVLNSILTYDTWIKRWTTPEERMNEMARLDNPNGSPFMVGDDQIAWLKKDLENINSGTPLVVLSHSPLYKIYKPWNFWTDDAEKIQSVLSKFDNVTVFHGHVHQVLYNQIKNISFYALMSTAWPWPYPESYTQSPHYIPKMTVFMNRQDPFHERDGTGWAFVNMDNAREEMHYKLWENKDRIVRYDESAGHPVDSTYQKPESRILPQTHY; encoded by the coding sequence ATGGAAGAGAGTAACCTAAGCAGGAAGGATTTTTTGCGCGGAATGGGAGGTTTACTCGCCGCGAGTATTGTTCCAATGAGTTTGGTTGAGATTGCCTGTGGAGGAAGAGGAAAGGGCACTCATGAAAAATTTACTTTTGCCTTTATATCTGATCCTCACCTAACACATATTAAAGGAACAAATTTCGTTCGTAATTTTGACACTGGTCTGAATAAAGCAATCGAAACCGTAAACTTAATGTTCCCAAGGCCTGACTTTGTAGTATTCGGAGGAGATCTTGCACAATTAGGAAAAAGAGAAGAATTGGATCATGGTATGGAGCTTCTCTCTAAGTTGAAAGTTCCAGTCAAGTATGTGATCGGAGAACATGATTATTACTTGGATATGGGAAATTATTGGCAGGATAAGATCAGCAAACTCAATTATTCGTTCGATCATAAGGGAGTTCATTTTGTAGTCTTGAATAGTATTCTTACATATGATACCTGGATCAAACGTTGGACAACTCCTGAAGAAAGAATGAATGAAATGGCCCGTTTGGATAATCCGAATGGCTCTCCATTTATGGTGGGCGATGATCAGATCGCCTGGTTGAAAAAAGATCTGGAGAATATTAACAGTGGAACTCCATTAGTAGTTCTTTCTCATTCTCCATTATATAAAATTTATAAACCTTGGAATTTTTGGACTGACGATGCTGAGAAGATCCAATCCGTCCTAAGTAAATTTGATAATGTAACAGTCTTCCATGGGCATGTACATCAAGTTTTGTACAACCAGATCAAGAATATAAGTTTCTATGCCTTGATGTCTACTGCTTGGCCATGGCCTTATCCTGAAAGTTATACTCAATCACCGCATTATATTCCTAAGATGACAGTTTTCATGAATCGTCAAGATCCATTCCATGAGAGAGATGGAACTGGTTGGGCATTCGTGAATATGGATAATGCAAGAGAGGAAATGCATTATAAACTTTGGGAGAATAAGGACCGGATCGTAAGATACGACGAATCCGCAGGGCATCCGGTAGATTCAACTTACCAAAAGCCTGAATCTAGAATTCTTCCTCAAACTCATTATTAG
- a CDS encoding MBOAT family O-acyltransferase: MNFNSFGFFLFLLITFTLYYLPFLKRFQLLTVVGASFYFYAYTDPWLLILLLFSIFWNASIVYLIQTPDFKSKKSVLALGVVLNLSVLFFFKYSGLFAKTFLGSSGTSDLHWIFLIPLPIGISFYTFHGISMVVDFYRIGPEIFKEKVPYPKLILQSSLYINFFPQLVAGPIVKAKEFFPQIKTKDFKDIPWIQAAKILILGYFLKTVIADNLNDLTFVIDFPYNAHHSTLTLIFLIFGYSAQIFADFAGYSLIAIGTAFLFGYRLPTNFNFPYISSNFSEFWRRWHISLSTWLRDYLYIPLGGNRKGNFRTYINLFLVMALGGLWHGAEWRYMVWGIGHGLLLLVERFLDQNFPYKLPENRFFSFIKAGFVFLCVSLLWLLFRLPDFETAIKYLKLLGTNLSLGTDWELCTFLIFFSIPVFFYHFYGWYKEKYPEETMEKVSNIGYAFLLFMIVLNKGPSAAFIYFQF, translated from the coding sequence ATGAATTTTAATAGTTTTGGATTTTTCCTATTCTTACTGATCACATTTACTCTTTATTATCTACCTTTTCTAAAAAGATTCCAACTTCTGACAGTAGTCGGAGCGAGTTTTTATTTTTACGCTTATACTGATCCTTGGTTACTTATCTTACTTTTGTTCTCTATCTTTTGGAACGCGAGTATCGTTTACCTCATCCAAACCCCTGATTTCAAATCTAAAAAATCAGTCTTAGCATTAGGTGTTGTTCTAAACTTAAGTGTATTATTTTTCTTTAAATATAGCGGGCTATTCGCTAAAACTTTCCTGGGAAGTTCTGGTACTTCAGACCTACATTGGATTTTTCTAATCCCTCTTCCAATCGGTATTTCTTTTTATACCTTTCATGGGATCAGCATGGTGGTGGATTTTTACAGGATAGGTCCTGAAATTTTCAAGGAGAAGGTCCCCTACCCTAAACTGATCCTTCAATCTTCTCTCTATATTAATTTTTTTCCTCAGTTGGTAGCTGGGCCTATCGTTAAGGCAAAAGAATTTTTTCCTCAGATAAAAACGAAAGATTTCAAGGACATTCCTTGGATCCAAGCCGCCAAGATCCTAATACTTGGATATTTTTTAAAAACAGTAATCGCGGATAATCTGAATGATCTTACATTCGTTATCGATTTTCCTTATAATGCACATCATTCCACTCTCACTTTAATATTTTTGATTTTTGGTTATTCTGCTCAGATCTTTGCAGATTTTGCCGGATACTCTTTGATTGCGATTGGAACTGCATTCTTATTCGGTTATAGACTTCCAACCAATTTCAATTTTCCTTATATATCTTCTAACTTTTCAGAATTCTGGAGAAGATGGCATATCTCTCTTTCTACCTGGCTCAGAGATTATTTGTACATTCCTCTAGGCGGAAATAGAAAAGGAAACTTCAGGACTTATATAAATCTATTCTTAGTCATGGCATTAGGTGGGCTTTGGCATGGAGCAGAATGGAGATATATGGTCTGGGGAATCGGCCATGGATTATTATTACTAGTAGAAAGATTTTTAGATCAAAATTTTCCGTATAAACTTCCTGAAAATCGTTTTTTCTCTTTTATAAAGGCAGGTTTTGTATTCTTATGCGTTTCGCTTTTATGGTTATTATTCCGTTTACCCGATTTCGAAACTGCTATTAAGTATCTAAAATTATTAGGTACAAATTTGAGCCTTGGAACTGACTGGGAACTTTGTACATTCTTAATATTCTTTTCCATCCCTGTGTTCTTCTATCATTTTTATGGATGGTATAAAGAGAAATATCCGGAAGAAACAATGGAGAAGGTCTCTAATATAGGTTATGCATTCCTTCTATTTATGATCGTTCTGAACAAGGGGCCTTCTGCCGCATTTATTTATTTTCAGTTTTAA
- a CDS encoding NAD-dependent epimerase/dehydratase family protein, with the protein MNLFITGASGFVGGAIARHLKGKHKIKVLSRSAKTDSVLTEQGFEIVSGSLESITSQDLNGIDIVIHCAAFVGPWGSLQDFWKGNVEGTTRLLEASQKAGVKRFIHMGTEAALFHGQDMVQIDETYPYPKKTPYYYSRSKGEAERRVVSANRSGFETIALRPRLVWGPGDTSVLPVLKKMVSEGKFMWLDGGSAKTSVTCIPNLVHATELALTKGVPGQIYFITDDEDKTVKTFLTEMMQTQGISLPQASIPSSLAGFLAMIVEGIWRIFGIRKEPPMMRFPVDIMGKECTIRIDKAKKELGYKPVVSIAQGLQLMKG; encoded by the coding sequence ATGAATTTATTTATTACCGGAGCTTCCGGATTTGTAGGCGGTGCGATCGCTCGTCATTTAAAAGGAAAACATAAGATAAAGGTATTATCCAGATCTGCAAAAACAGACTCGGTCCTAACTGAACAGGGTTTTGAAATAGTAAGCGGAAGTTTAGAATCTATCACTTCTCAAGATCTTAACGGAATAGATATTGTGATCCATTGCGCAGCATTTGTTGGTCCATGGGGAAGTCTCCAAGATTTTTGGAAAGGAAATGTAGAGGGGACCACTCGTTTATTAGAGGCTTCTCAAAAAGCAGGAGTTAAAAGATTTATACATATGGGAACAGAAGCTGCTCTGTTTCACGGACAAGACATGGTCCAGATAGATGAGACTTATCCATATCCTAAAAAAACTCCTTACTATTATAGCCGCAGCAAAGGAGAGGCAGAAAGAAGAGTGGTCTCAGCAAATCGTTCTGGATTTGAAACGATAGCTCTTAGGCCTAGACTAGTTTGGGGTCCAGGAGATACTTCAGTTCTTCCTGTTCTCAAAAAGATGGTGTCTGAAGGAAAATTCATGTGGCTGGATGGGGGAAGTGCCAAAACTTCTGTGACCTGTATTCCTAATTTGGTGCATGCAACTGAACTTGCTTTAACTAAAGGTGTGCCAGGCCAAATATATTTCATCACTGACGACGAAGATAAAACAGTAAAAACATTTTTAACAGAGATGATGCAAACCCAAGGAATTTCACTTCCTCAAGCTTCTATCCCTTCTTCACTTGCCGGATTTTTGGCGATGATAGTGGAGGGGATCTGGAGAATATTCGGAATTCGTAAAGAACCTCCTATGATGAGATTTCCTGTGGATATTATGGGAAAAGAATGTACTATCCGTATCGATAAGGCTAAAAAAGAATTAGGATATAAACCTGTGGTTAGTATTGCGCAAGGTTTACAGTTAATGAAAGGTTGA
- a CDS encoding MetQ/NlpA family ABC transporter substrate-binding protein: protein MNRKLVIILLALLPFFISCGKKEAPNLPGDRKILKIGICPGPYGDLLKKGVFPDLEKKGYKIEIVQFSDYIQPNLALASGDIDANLFQHLPYLKKFTADKNLKLSAIINIPTAPMSVFAGKTKNPKDIKEKASIALPNDPTNLLRALKLFQELGFIKVNPDALPTKASLSDITENKKQIQFLPLEAAQLPRSLESTDFSAINGNFALASGLDLTKAVILEKLAEEHKNIIVVREEEKDSVFAKDIVEAVKSENFEKIVDQDFKGFQKPEWFGKRK, encoded by the coding sequence ATGAATCGAAAATTAGTTATCATATTATTGGCCCTTCTTCCTTTCTTTATAAGCTGTGGAAAGAAAGAAGCTCCCAATCTTCCGGGAGATAGAAAAATTCTGAAGATCGGAATTTGCCCAGGACCATATGGGGATCTTTTAAAAAAAGGTGTGTTTCCTGATCTAGAGAAGAAGGGATACAAAATTGAGATCGTTCAGTTCAGCGATTATATCCAACCAAATCTTGCATTAGCTTCCGGTGATATAGATGCAAATTTGTTCCAACATCTTCCTTATCTTAAAAAGTTTACTGCGGATAAAAATCTAAAGTTAAGCGCTATTATCAATATTCCTACTGCTCCTATGTCTGTGTTTGCAGGAAAAACTAAGAACCCTAAGGATATAAAGGAGAAGGCGTCGATCGCACTTCCAAATGATCCGACAAACTTGTTAAGAGCTTTAAAACTTTTCCAAGAATTAGGTTTTATCAAAGTAAACCCGGATGCACTTCCAACTAAAGCCTCCTTAAGCGATATCACTGAAAATAAAAAGCAGATCCAATTTTTGCCATTAGAAGCGGCTCAACTTCCTAGATCTTTGGAAAGCACAGACTTTTCTGCGATCAATGGAAATTTCGCACTCGCTTCCGGTTTGGATCTGACAAAAGCAGTGATCTTGGAAAAATTGGCAGAAGAACATAAAAACATAATCGTAGTTCGAGAAGAAGAAAAAGACAGCGTATTTGCCAAGGACATAGTCGAGGCAGTGAAGTCTGAAAACTTCGAAAAAATTGTAGACCAAGACTTTAAAGGATTCCAAAAGCCGGAATGGTTCGGGAAACGGAAGTAA